A stretch of DNA from Cannabis sativa cultivar Pink pepper isolate KNU-18-1 chromosome X, ASM2916894v1, whole genome shotgun sequence:
ctagaatcgacgatctgttcgatcagcttcagggaaagacagtgttttcaaagatttatttacggtctggttatcatcaacttagaattcgagaggaggacataccgaagactgcttttagaaccagatatgggcactatgagtttctggtaatgtcattcggattgactaatgctcctgcggcctttatggatcttatgaatagagtattgaaggatttcctcgataactgcgttatagtgtttatcaatgacattcttgtatactctcagtcagaagaggagcacgagcatcatcttcgaatggtattgcagcgacttagggatcacaagttgtatgcaaagttcaaaaagtgcgaattctggttgtctgaggtgtcctttatgggtcatattgttggaaagaatggaattatagttgatccaaacaaggtagaatcagtgaagaactggccgaggcccaagtctgtgacggaagttcgaagttttctcggattAGTAGGGTATTATCAGCGTTTCGTCGAAGgactttctaaactttctatgcccctaaccgaattgaccaagaaaaatcagagatttgtgtggtcagataagtgtgaaacaagttttcaggagttgaagcaacgtttgataacagctccggtgttagctttgccatcagatcaagagaaatttgtggtgtactgtgatgcatccagacagggtctgggatgtggtctgatgcaagctgagagagtcatagcctatgcctctcgtcaactgaaagaaTATGAAcagcgttatccaactcatgatttagagctcgctgctgtggtttttgccttaaagatatggcgacattatcattacggtgaaaagtgtgagatttatactgatcataagagtctcaaatactttttcacccagaaagatttgaatatgaggcagagaaggttgTTGGACTtggttaaagactacgattgtgaaatactgtatcaccccgggaaagccaatgttgtggctgatgcttTAAGCAAAAAAGGTCCCGTACAGGTTTGTAccacggttatgatagcccctcaactagcttctgaaatggttagtgcagggattgagttcgtagttggaaaattgaataatttgacactccaatctgatctgttggagagaatcagaaaggcacaactggaagatcccgagctagttaaggttcgagatGAAATAATGGtcggtcggcctagaggcttttcagtctcaaacagtggaatgttgttatacaaagctcgagtttgtgttcctaatgtCAATGAGCTTAAGAGAGAGATATttgatgaagctcataccacgcctgattcgttgcatccgggaaccaccaaaatgtattaggatttgaaaccctacttctggtggtatggaatgaaaagagatgtggtggagtacgtgtccaagtgttcaACCTGCCAAcagattaaagctgaacatcagaggccggcagggttactgcaacctttagtccttccagaatggaagtgggaggacattgccatggatttcgtaactggtttgcctagaactacaggaatgtatgattcagtatgggtcatagtggacagattcacaaaatcagctcactttctaccagtgaaagttacatattcagtggatcagtacgctgaattgtacgtgaaggagatagttcgtctccatggagcccctaaatctattgtgtcagatagggatcaaaagtttacatcgaagttttgggtgagtcttcagaaggctatgggtaccaagttaaagtttagcacagcctttcaccctcagactgatggtcagtcagaaagaactattcagattttggaagacttactgcgagcctgtgtcatggactttgagggttcatggagtaagtacttgcctttaattgaattctcctacaataatagctaccagagtacaataggatggctccctatgagatgttatatggtagaaaatgtcgttctcctattcattgggacgagacgggagaaaggaagtacttgggtccagagttagtgcagaggaccaatgagactattgataagatcaaggctcggatgcttgctgtccaaagcaggcagaaaagttatgctgatccgaagcgcagagatgttacatttcaggcaggggaacatgtttttctacgggtttcaccaatgaagggtattaggtgcttcgggaagaagggtaagttaagctctaggttcattgggccatttcaaatacttgagaaggtcgggcaggtagcgtatcggctagccttaccaccagcattatcggctgttcatgacgtatttcacatctctatgttgaggaaataagtgtcagacccgactcatgtcttgagttatgaagccgtTGAActgcaaccagacttatcctatgaagaacaacctgtacagattttggatagaaaggaaaaagttcttcggaacaagactattgcactagttaaggtgctctggaggaacagtaaggtggaagaagccacctgggaattggagtcggaCATGAGGACTCAACGTCCAGAGCTatttaggttagatttcgaggacgaaatcctattaacggggggataattgtaatgaccgctctagtaatttggattagtaagggcaattagcactaatttttattattttattattatatgtgaattaatttaattgtggaccccaatatttagaaataaatattagagttataatttctcaattccagagattttattaaactctacgggtattatttagcttataggtGAAATAtgtcatttttgtaattttttctcggcgacaacggaaaatgcgatggatgactAGATtggtcacatgggtaagtttagaaccttatttcatggtgggaaatattttagagaaaataaattatcgggattgagcggggttatggaattgaccattttacccctagctttagaaataccctaagtTTGAGTCAAAGGGCAATTTGgactttttatttaaatcatggataggtggctttttggttagttgacacctagccaaGCTATATTCAGCAAGGAAAAAGGATTTTCCTAATCTTTATTTCATTTtgtgaaaatagaaaaaacatgGAAAATCATCTCAAccatttcctctctctctcttgctttcggctggggcaaATCAAAGGCAAAACAAGATTTTTGCTTTCATTTCTTTGGATTTTCAGCAAGGTTTCAAGGGGGGAACTCaacctaaggtaagccctaatggtcccttctctatttttttttcaagttttgaaGTAGTTAAAGTAGTGAAATTGTGTTATAGGAGCTGTTAGAGTTTGATGTTGGtttggttcgaattctaggCTTAGGTTAAGTTAAATTTAGGCCATTGCAGCTGGTTTTTAGGTTATTGGttggttttatgcaactttgaacattgagttcaaagctttgagctttaatggcaaattgattttgaatggtttgttctgtgaaatactgcctggattttgttgcttatgcattgtataggagctctggaaggtttcatggcaattggtaGAGAGTTTAGCAACAAATGAAAAACTTTGGGGAAACttgtgcaaaccggctagccggtttgcagagccacaaaaaccggctagccggttttggcagggttccccgggcctttcattttctcaatttttgccatttcgatgcctcggttgggtgtttcctcatttccagagttagaataaccctttaagagcatagcagaacctagggttttggttttgggtttcccgggattagggttttaatcatgtgacttacccgatttcaaaatgtgattacggcatccatctagcacaagatttccgttcaggtcggccagcacacttgaattcggaaaacacgtaagaactgtgtataatgtgtgatgtgattatctgaatgtatgtatatgtgtttgtatatacatgcttatttgttgtgattcatgcactaccaacacttgtacggttgcggtacagagtgcattggtaaggtgtatgatgtttagAAGTACGttatggtgttaccagcacttgtacgggaaggtacaaggtgtttgtggtacaacactaacagtactcaaggtgcggtcataccctacctacactagtacaatggtatactgagtgcatgtggtacatggtacatggtcgtatcctagttagaacgttcatactcatctgttaagctctgtagataggtgtatgggcgcctatttacaggtcggaaattatatgatatgttatatgcatttcttactgagtctgtcgactcacagttctgcttccatgtgtaggtaaaggaaaggctaagactgaacaggagtgaacctgagctcagatgggattgtacatgtcaagcagcgcgacctggagtgttcggtctcgggacatctggaagttgtattttgaaagtcgttgtgcgaccagtaatttttgtattttggaatgtatattttggaaagtaaattttacaaagtttgaaaacgggatcccggcatttgtaaatattttattgtattacaaagtttaatatttaatgcaaaagttttaatttgacatgttttttgagaaacttctttgattagcaaagattgcacaataattgaaaaagtactgtagcgtgccttagcattagggcgttacagttaCGGAGCATGCTGTAAGTGCCATACTGATCAGAGAGGAAAATAACGTTCAACATTCGATCTATTACATCaataaaagactcattgagacTGAAAGCCgatatccattgatagaaaagctcgcaTTTTTCAAgattctagcaacaagaaagctaaggccctactttcaagctcatcctgttcaaGTATACACTGACAAACTGTTACGCCAAATATTGTGAAAACTGAACGCCtctggacggttactcaagtgggcggtagaaTTGGGTTAGTATGAGATTATCTTCCAACCCTGAACAACAATTAAAGGTCAAGCCTTAGCAGACTTTGTAGAAGAATGCACGGGCAAGGAAGAAAGCGTATCAGAAAACAACCCCGAGCCAGTACAAATACCTCAACCGAGTAACAGTGAAGACAAGCCGACttggaaactacatgtggacgggtcggctacagatcaactatccggtgcaggaattgccctttTCACACCTGGGGGAAAAGACCTGCACGCTGTAGTCAAATTTGGATTTAAAGCATCTaataatgaggccgaatatgaatcTTTGATCACCGGTCTAAAACTAGCCCAAGAGATGAAGGTCAAACATATCGAGATCTGCAGTGATTCATAgttggtggtaaatcatgtatctggaGAATACAAGGCTCAGGGGGAAAAGATGATAGCGTATCTGAGCAaaattccaagggaagaaaacaTGAGGAGATTgaaatgattgatacatccCCAAACTAGATGACGCCAATTGCAACCTACCTCAACACTGAGGAAGTCCCAGATAATAGAAATGAAGCTCGAAAGATGAGAAGGAAGGCTGCATGGTAcatcatagtagagggaatcATGTACAAACGAGGATTCTCCatgccattgctcagatgtgtaacccaagaagaagctgcacgacttTTGTCTGAAGTACATGATGGATTTTGTGGAAACCACGCTGCTGGGCAGAGTTTATctgagaaaattctaaggcaaggttatttcTGGCCGGCGATGATCAAAGATTCCAAGGCCTATGTTAAAAGATGTGATAAATGCCACAGATTGTTGAAGATACCTCGAGGACCGCCCAACGAGTTaactcagatgcaaagtccttggcctttcgccatttggggaattgacctaattgGACAATTGTCCAAGGGCAAGGGTGGCGCACAGGATGCAGTGGTCGCGGTTgattacttcaccaagtggacagaagcCGATCCATTAGCAATCATTATGTCCAAAAAAGTGCAAGACTtcattgtgaagaacataatctgcCGGTTTGGATTATCgtacaaaatatttttagacAATGGCAAACAATTTGACAGCCAGTCCTTTACTGATTTCTTTGCAAACCATGTCATTATCAAAAGTTTCTGCGCAATGGCACATCcccaagcaaatggtcaagttgaagcagtcaacaagacatTGAAAGA
This window harbors:
- the LOC133032255 gene encoding uncharacterized protein LOC133032255; its protein translation is MTPIATYLNTEEVPDNRNEARKMRRKAAWYIIVEGIMYKRGFSMPLLRCVTQEEAARLLSEVHDGFCGNHAAGQSLSEKILRQDNGKQFDSQSFTDFFANHVIIKSFCAMAHPQANGQVEAVNKTLKDKQKKRLEDAK